In the Campylobacter showae genome, one interval contains:
- a CDS encoding disulfide bond formation protein B yields MSFFNEKNFDFVMATAVLLVLAIPVGIANIYLGYFIGEGPCTLCWWERIGMVVVGVAGILILRYGLKARYIAAVLFGAAYGIFMTLRHASFSLYRDVGMGFGGDIFGAHTYTWGILVYWIVVVAMGLMMLFAKDKVVSGDISRADTRVKPLNAYSKFVIALSLFVILSNAVQALISAGIPPYSGKGDPERISLNNTWTSGVWKRFEKPFSFTGANIVEDPFIAGEPKDISVKFNSDPSAGAFTNVKPALSVKNSFPLPFETKGIFGKGVTSGLAYNAKNDTFGISNTEGGVYFTDANFKEIAHAIIDKPNGRNIKKAVASTFVGDMLVTTGFNKTTFAVKPVEKVDAYHEWRYFRESTGGLESAWKFDRPALLTIRAKKQYVLTLAKDPQSTYMYMITVPNERAKNMILIKVDSKDKMLSGETIVTSGLALKDKRDLKDYYVTAGDVAGGKFLAYSKNYNTLLVIDLADAKVVDAYAMPQIGDISGLAVKGGSIYALAHKDGKANVVELNNPLAQ; encoded by the coding sequence ATGAGTTTTTTTAACGAGAAAAATTTCGACTTCGTCATGGCCACCGCGGTCTTGCTCGTGCTTGCTATCCCAGTCGGTATCGCGAACATTTATCTTGGTTACTTCATCGGCGAGGGCCCTTGCACGCTTTGCTGGTGGGAGCGCATCGGTATGGTCGTGGTCGGCGTCGCTGGTATCTTGATACTGCGCTACGGCCTAAAGGCGCGCTACATAGCTGCCGTGCTTTTTGGTGCTGCGTACGGCATTTTCATGACGCTTAGGCATGCGAGCTTTAGTTTATATAGAGACGTAGGTATGGGCTTTGGCGGCGATATATTCGGTGCGCATACTTATACTTGGGGCATTTTGGTGTACTGGATCGTGGTCGTAGCGATGGGACTTATGATGCTTTTTGCCAAAGATAAGGTCGTCTCGGGCGATATCTCGCGCGCCGATACCAGGGTCAAGCCTCTTAACGCGTATTCAAAATTCGTGATCGCTTTGAGCCTATTTGTCATCCTATCAAATGCCGTTCAGGCGCTCATCTCGGCAGGTATCCCGCCGTATAGCGGCAAGGGCGATCCCGAGCGCATCAGTCTAAACAACACTTGGACCTCGGGAGTTTGGAAAAGGTTTGAAAAGCCGTTTTCATTCACCGGCGCAAACATCGTCGAGGATCCGTTTATAGCGGGCGAGCCAAAAGATATAAGCGTCAAATTTAACTCCGACCCAAGCGCCGGCGCGTTTACGAACGTGAAGCCTGCGCTTAGCGTGAAAAACAGCTTCCCGCTTCCTTTTGAGACAAAGGGAATTTTTGGCAAAGGCGTAACGAGCGGCCTAGCATATAACGCTAAAAACGATACTTTCGGCATCTCCAACACCGAAGGCGGCGTTTATTTTACGGACGCGAATTTTAAAGAGATCGCTCATGCTATCATCGACAAACCAAACGGCCGCAATATCAAAAAGGCCGTCGCATCGACCTTTGTCGGCGATATGCTGGTGACTACCGGCTTTAACAAAACGACATTTGCCGTTAAGCCCGTGGAAAAAGTGGACGCGTATCACGAGTGGAGATATTTTAGAGAGAGCACCGGCGGGCTCGAGTCTGCGTGGAAGTTCGACCGCCCGGCGCTTTTAACGATAAGGGCGAAAAAACAATACGTCCTAACGCTCGCAAAAGACCCGCAAAGCACCTATATGTATATGATCACGGTGCCAAACGAGCGCGCTAAGAATATGATCCTCATCAAAGTCGATAGCAAGGATAAGATGCTAAGCGGCGAAACTATCGTGACATCAGGCCTCGCGCTAAAAGATAAACGCGACCTAAAAGACTACTACGTCACGGCTGGCGACGTCGCGGGCGGTAAATTTTTGGCATACTCCAAAAACTACAACACCTTGCTCGTGATCGACCTTGCGGACGCGAAGGTAGTTGATGCCTACGCTATGCCGCAAATCGGCGATATCTCCGGACTAGCGGTAAAGGGCGGTAGCATCTACGCTCTAGCGCATAAGGACGGCAAAGCAAACGTCGTGGAGCTAAACAACCCTTTGGCACAGTAA
- a CDS encoding DUF459 domain-containing protein has translation MRAFFGVFLAFFTLIALFLRPLSNYYEAKYQKDFFITDERAMALSDKFINIAEDGLQSAKSAIDKFTGIFSGDKKQTATSAKTEQNLTVSQAETSNLNAQNAQNLTPSIGAVKEANLTAQSVQTPTKTVSNLDKNGSLASNLTPSAPSKTNKSAFFDIELNENLGVILIGDSIMQGFGWGFENALKTSKISIKNMAKASTGLTNKKFYDWSEELKTALASLENRPQNLLIFALFGANDAYSYTFDEQALDFGTDAWREAYEGRIAEIYEIAGQHGAQVVWLGVPCMKSEKFDKKMKALNLIYKDAAQKYGARYIDISGAICDNGKYLKEGADKKPLRKDDGMHISMNGAKKIAVYVVDKLLNGQSDNF, from the coding sequence ATGAGAGCGTTTTTTGGGGTATTTCTCGCGTTTTTTACACTGATTGCGCTATTTTTGCGACCGCTGTCAAACTACTACGAAGCCAAATATCAAAAGGATTTTTTCATCACGGACGAGCGCGCGATGGCGCTGAGCGATAAATTTATAAACATCGCCGAGGACGGCTTACAAAGCGCAAAATCGGCTATTGATAAATTTACGGGTATTTTTTCGGGCGATAAAAAACAGACCGCAACGAGCGCTAAAACGGAGCAAAATTTAACCGTATCGCAAGCCGAAACGTCAAATTTAAACGCCCAAAATGCGCAAAATTTAACGCCTAGTATCGGCGCGGTAAAAGAAGCAAATTTAACGGCTCAAAGCGTTCAAACGCCTACTAAAACCGTTTCAAATTTAGATAAAAACGGCTCGCTAGCCTCAAATTTAACGCCGAGCGCTCCGAGCAAAACGAACAAATCCGCGTTTTTTGATATCGAGCTAAACGAAAATTTGGGCGTCATCTTGATAGGCGACTCCATAATGCAAGGCTTTGGCTGGGGCTTTGAAAACGCGCTAAAAACGAGCAAAATCTCAATCAAAAATATGGCAAAAGCTAGCACGGGACTAACCAATAAGAAATTTTACGACTGGAGTGAGGAGCTAAAGACGGCGCTAGCAAGCTTAGAAAATCGCCCGCAAAATTTGCTGATATTCGCGCTTTTTGGCGCGAACGACGCTTATAGCTACACGTTTGACGAGCAGGCGCTGGACTTTGGCACCGACGCGTGGCGCGAGGCCTATGAGGGCAGGATCGCCGAGATCTACGAGATCGCAGGGCAGCACGGCGCGCAGGTCGTGTGGCTGGGAGTACCGTGCATGAAGAGCGAGAAATTCGACAAAAAAATGAAGGCGCTAAACCTGATCTACAAGGACGCCGCGCAAAAATACGGCGCGCGCTACATCGACATCAGCGGCGCGATCTGCGATAACGGCAAGTATCTAAAAGAAGGCGCCGACAAAAAGCCGCTACGCAAGGACGACGGTATGCACATCAGCATGAACGGCGCTAAAAAGATCGCCGTCTACGTAGTGGACAAGCTACTAAACGGGCAGAGCGATAATTTTTAG
- a CDS encoding NAD(P)H-dependent oxidoreductase, producing the protein MNYLEILKFRHACKIFDESKKISAGEFDFILEAGRLSPSSTGLEQWDFLVVQNEELRQKIREFSWNQVQITSCSHLVVVLAKVKEIKFGSSYVDKMIARRADKEPEMIAARQKFYHDFLLSNFKNDDELTFQWSHEQCMIAATNMMNAAASLGIDSCPIEGFDRHALNEILGLDESEQRVAIVVPFGYRVKPQTKRYRRELSDVVKWIY; encoded by the coding sequence ATGAACTATCTTGAAATTTTAAAATTTCGTCACGCTTGCAAAATTTTTGACGAGAGCAAAAAGATAAGTGCGGGCGAATTTGACTTTATCCTAGAGGCTGGCAGGCTAAGCCCAAGCTCGACTGGCCTTGAGCAGTGGGACTTTTTAGTCGTGCAAAACGAGGAGCTAAGGCAAAAAATCCGCGAATTCTCGTGGAATCAAGTGCAGATCACATCTTGCTCGCATTTGGTGGTCGTCTTAGCAAAGGTCAAAGAGATAAAATTTGGCAGCAGCTATGTTGATAAAATGATCGCTAGACGCGCAGATAAAGAGCCTGAGATGATCGCTGCAAGGCAGAAATTTTATCACGACTTTTTGCTATCAAATTTCAAAAACGACGATGAGCTAACATTTCAGTGGTCGCACGAGCAGTGCATGATAGCTGCGACAAATATGATGAACGCAGCCGCGAGCCTTGGGATTGACAGCTGCCCGATCGAAGGCTTTGACAGGCATGCTTTAAATGAAATTTTAGGGCTTGATGAGAGCGAGCAAAGAGTGGCTATCGTAGTGCCATTTGGCTACCGCGTCAAACCGCAGACTAAAAGATACCGCCGCGAACTAAGCGACGTCGTGAAGTGGATTTACTAA